TGGTCAACGAGGCCTCCTTCGAGGACAACCAGAGCCAGTGGGAGATGTGGCGGAAGGACAAGGGCACGTACAAGGCCTGGATGACGGGCAAGATCAACGACAAGTCTCACATCGTGCGCTCGCACGGGTTCCGATTCCGCGGCCAGTACGAGGAGGAGATCAAGAAGGACATCGACTCCGGCGGGGTCGAGATCACCACCGGCATCCCCGGCGAGAACGCCGGGGCCAAGACGATCTAGGAGGGCCGCGCGCCATGGCAGTGGAGACGAAGGGGACGGTAGCGACCGGCGACAAGGAGATGCTGATCTCCGGCAGCGAAGCCTGCGCGGAGGCGCTCACGCTCGCCGACATCGACGTGGTGACGGCCTATCCCATCCGGCCGTACGACACCGTCATGCAGGCCATCGCCAAGAAGATCGCCAACGGCCACCTCGTGGCCGAGTACATCGTGGCGGAGGGCGAGCACAGCCAGTTCGAGATCGTCAAGCACGCCTCCACGGTAGGGGCGCGCGTGTTCTGCGGCTCGTCGGGAGTGGGCTGGATGTACGCTATGGAGTGTCTCACGGTGACGCCGCCCCTGCGCGTGCCCATGGTGTGCATGGTGGGCAACCGCGCCCTCGACGATCCGGGCGCGTTCGGCGTCGAGCACAACGACGCCCTCGTGGTGCGGGATCTCGGCTGGATGCTGATCTGGGTGGACACCGCCCAGGAGATGCTCGACACCGCCTTGCTGGCCTACCGCATCGCGGAGGACCGGCGGGTGTTCCTCCCCATCGCGATCTCCGCGGACGGGGCGTTCCTGACCCATTCCCAGGCCATCGTGCAGGTGCCCACCAAGGCCAAGGTCGACAGCTTCCTGCCTAAGTACGATCGGGGCGATCTCCTGCTCCATCCCGACAATCCGATCACCGTGGCCCCGCAGGCCAACGAGGACTGGGTCATCGAGATCCGGCGTCAGAACAACGAGGCGATGGCCCGCGCGTACACCGTGATCGAGGAGGCCTACGCCGACTTCCGCAAGGTGTTCGGCCGCGGACCCGAGAACCCGTGGTTCGAGGAGTACATGACGGAGGACGCCGACGTCATCCTGATGGGCATGGGCACGATCTCGCTGCCCTTCAAGGTCGGCATCCGCAACATGCGGGCGCAGGGCAAGAAGGTGGGCCTCATCCGGCCCCGATGGTTCCGGCCCTTCCCCACGGAGAAGATGGTGGCGGCGCTGTCCCGGGCCAAGGCCATCGGTGTCATCGACCGCGACTACTCCTTCGGCTCGCCGTTCGGCTCGGGCGTGGTCGCCAACGAAATTCGCGCCGCGATGTACAACTCGGACAAGCGGCCGCCGCTCCTCTCCTTCATCTGCGGGCTGGGCGGGCGCGAGGTGACCTTGGAAGACGTCTACAAGGCGACCGACCTCTGCTACGAGGCGGCCAAGAGCGGGAAGTCCCCCCTCAAGACGCAGTGGCTCGGCGTGCGGGAATAGGGAGAACACACCATGGCGGAAGCCTTCGCGAACGCGACCCAGCTCCTGCCGCCCTTCAAGGGCGTCAAGAAGGTCACCATCGAGGAGTACTTCACCTCCGGCCACCGCACCTGCCAGGGCTGCGAGTCGGCGCTGGTGATGAAGCTCATGGTCAAGGCGGCCGGCCCGCGCACCATCGTGCTCGGGGCCACCGGCTGCATGTACGTGGCCAACACCACCTACTACACGACGCCCTGGGTGGTGCCGTGGATGCACACGCAGCTCGGCTCGTCCGGCTCCGCCGCGCTCGGCACCGCGGCCGGGCTCAAGGCGCTCATGAAGAAGGGGCGCATGAAGGCCGAGCCCATCAACGTGATCGCGTTCTGCGGGGATGGGGGCGGGGCCGACATGGGCCTCGGCGCGATCTCGGCCACCCTGACCCACCGGGAGTACAACTCGCTGATCCTGATGTACGACAACGAGTCCTACGCCAACACCGACATCCAGCTCTCGGGGTCGACGCCGTACGGGGCCAATACCACGTTCAGCCCGCCCGGCTCGGTGAAGCGCCTGATCCACACGCGGTGGAAGAAGAACATGGCGGGCATGCTCGCCGCGGGTCACCCGGAGTGCCGCTACGTCGCCACGGTGGACGCGTCGTACGCGGTCGAGATGATGAACAAGGTCCGCAAGGCGCTCAGCATCGGCGGCCCCACCTTCATCCACTCGCTGGACCCGTGCCCGAAGGGGTGGGACTACGACCCCATGCTCTCGCACGAGCTGGGCGAGCTCGCGGTGGAGACGGGGATCTTCCCCCTGTACGAGGTCGAGGACGGGGTGGTCCGGCACTACGGCAAATCCAAGGCCATCGCCGAGGGCCGGCCGCGCAAGCCCGTTCGCGAGTACCTCCTCAAACAGGGCCGCTTCGCTCACTTCGTCGAGGAAGACCTCGAGTACTTCCAGGCGAAGGTGGACGAGATGTGGGACAAGTGGGAGATTCCCGGCGTCATCCCGTTCTGGAAGGAGAAGCGGGCCGTCACTCCCGCGCCGTAGCGCCCGACGCCCCGCCCGGCCCGCGCGCCTCGATGAGGGGGCAGGGATCCGGGCGGGGTACCGGCTGGTTTCATGGACCGCAGCACCCGTTCTCATCCCACCTGTTCGGTGCGTCTGGCGTGACGCCGCGGGAGCGGCCTCGCGACGGCCGCGCGGAGGATACGGCATGAGTCTACGGCGAGGGATCATCGGCGTCGGCCTCGTGACAATCCTGGGCGGGCTCGCGCTCGCCCTCCTCTCCGCGGAAGCGCCGAGGCCGGCGCTGGCCGCGTGGGAGCCCAGCAAGCCCATCGAGTTCATTATCCCCGCCGGGACCGGAGGCGGGGCCGACCAGATGGCCCGCCTCATCGCCGGCATCGCCGACAAGCACAAGCTCTCGCCGCGGCCGTTCATCGTGGTGAACAAGTCGGGCGGCGCAGGCGCCGAGGGATTCCTCCACGTCAAGGGCAAGAAGGGTGATGCCCACACCATCATCATCACCCTCTCCAACCTCTTCACCACGCCGCTCCATACCGGCGTGCCGTTTTCCTGGCGCGACCTCACCCCGGTGGCGCGGCTGGCCCTCGACGAGTTCGTGCTCTGGGTCAATGCGGAGACGCCCTACAAGACCGCCAAGGAGTACATCGCGGCGGTGAAGGAGAAGAACGGCACGATGAAGATGGGTGGCACCGGCTCGGCCCAGGAGGACCAGATCATCACGATCCTCCTCGAGCAGGCGCTGGGCGTGAAGTTCACCTACGTCCCCTTCCGCGGCGGCGGCGAGGTGTGCGTGAACCTCGTGGGCAAGCACGTCGACTCCACCGTGAACAATCCTGCCGAGTGCGTGAGCCACTGGAAGGCCGGGCGGGTGCGCCCGCTCGCGGTGTTCGACAGCTCGCGCATCGCATTCGACGCGTGGAAGGATATCCCCACCGTGAAGGAGGCTCTCGGCGCGGACATCCAGTACCTGATGTTGCGCGGGATCTTCGGCGCGCCCGACATGCCCAAGGACGCGGTGGAGTGGTATCAGGCCTTCCTGAAGAAGGTCATGGACACGCCGGACTGGAAGAAGTACCTCGAGGAGGGCGCGCTCAAGTCCGCCTGGGCGACCGGCGCCGAGTACACGAAGTGGGTGGAGGAGAACGACAAGCTCCACCAGGACCTGATGGCGAAGGGCGGATTGCTCAAGAAGTAATCCATGCGCACTGCCGACATCGTCACCGCGTCGGTGCTGCTCGCGCTCGGCGGGCTGGTGGGCGCTGACGCGATACGACTGGGCATCGGCTGGGGCACGGACGGCCCGCGGAGCGGGTTCTTCCCGTTCTGGCTGGCCCTCGTGCTCGTGGTGTGTTGCGTGATCGTCATCGCCCAGGCGTCGCGGCGGGAGACCCGCGAGCCCTTCGTCACCCGAGAGCGCCTCCTGCTCGTGCTCAAGGTGCTGTGGCCGGCGACCGCCATGGTGGTCTTGACCCACCTGCTCGGGCTCTACGTGAGCGCGGGCCTCTACCTGGGCTTCTACATGCGCTGGGTCGGCCACCACAGATGGCGCGCGGTGCTCGCGCTCTCGATTGGAGTGCCGGTGGCCGCGTTCCTCATCTTCGAGCTGTGGTTCCTGGTCCCGATGCCGAAGGGGCCGCTCGAGGCCTGGATGGGGTACTGATCGATGGGGCTCGAGAACATCTTCCTCGGCTTCGAGCAGGCGCTCCACCACCAGAACCTCTTCTTCGCGGTGCTCGGCATCACGCTCGGCACCATCATCGGCGTGCTCCCGGGCCTGGGCGGCGCCAACGGGGTGGCGATCCTGCTGCCGCTGACCATGCGGATGCCGCCCACCTCGGCGATCATCCTCCTCACCTCGATCTACTGGGGCGCCCTCTTCGGCGGGGCCATCACCTCCATCCTGTTCAACATCCCCGGCGAGCCCTGGTCGGTGGCGACCACGTTCGACGGCTACCCGATGGCGCGACAGGGGAAGGGCGGGCAGGCCCTCACCGCGGCCTTCACCTCGTCCTTCGTGGGGGCGTTCTTCTCCATCGTCCTCATCACGCTGTTCGCCCCCCTCCTCGCGGATGTGGCGCTGCACTTCGGCCCGCCGGAGATCTTCGCGATCCAGTTCCTGACCTTCTCGAGCTTCGTAGGGCTGGGCGGGGGGAGCGCGGCGAAGACCGTCATCTCGATCGTGCTGGGCTTCATCCTCGCCGCGGTGGGGCTCGACATCGTGACCGGCCAGCTCCGCCTCACCTTCGGCGTCACCGAGCTCATGCAGGGCTTCGACTTCATCATCGCGGTGATCGGGCTCTTCGGTATCGGCGAGATCCTGCTGAGCGTGGAGGAGGGCCTCTCCTTCAAAGGCGTGCACACGGGGATGCGGCCGCGAGTGGTGCTGGAGACCTGGAAGATCCTGCCGCGCTACTGGCGCACGTTCGTCCGGGGCGCTTTCATCGGGTTCTGGATGGGCTTCAAGCCGGGCGGCGCCACCCCCGCCTCCTTCATGAGCTATTCCTTCGCCAAGCGCTTCTCCCGCCACCCCGAGCGGTTCGGCAAGGGCGACATCGAAGGCGTGGTGGCCCCGGAGACGGCGGCGCACGCGGCGGGCGTGGCGGCGATGCTGCCCATGATCACCCTGGGGATCCCCGGCTCGCCCACGGCGGCGGTGATGCTGGGCGGGCTCATCATCTGGGGGCTCCAGCCGGGCCCCATGCTCTTCAAGGAGCGCCCGGACTTCGTCTGGGGGCTCATCGCGAGCATGTACACCGGCAACATCATCGGCGTGCTGATGGTACTGGCCTTCGTGCCGTTCTTCGCGGCGATCCTTCGCGTGCCCTTCGCCATCCTCACGCCCATGATCGTGGTCGTGTGCGCCATCGGGGCGTACGCGGTGCACAGCAACATGATCGATATCTGGTACATGGTGATCTTCGGCGTGGTGGGGTACGTGTTCAAGAAGCTGGACTATCCGCTCGCGCCTCTCGTCCTCGCGCTGGTCCTGGGGGACCACGCGGAGAACGCGCTCCGCCAGAGCCTCATCATGTCCCAGGGCTCGCTCGGCATCTTCGTGACGCGGCCCATCGCGGGCGTGATCACCGCGCTGGCCCTCTTCTTCTTCGCCTTGCCCGCGATCTCGGCGTGGCGCCGGCGGGGTGGCGGCATGCCCGAGCCCGCCCGGTCGGCCCACTAGGCGCCGGCGGCTCCACCGTGCCCGGCTTCCTGGCGCTGCTCGCGACCCCGGAGTTCTGGCTCCGCCTCCTCGAGATCAGCGTGCTGAACCTCTTCCTCTCCGGCGACAACGCGGTGGTCATCGCGCTCGCCGTGCGGGTGCTGCCGAAGCGCCAGCGGCTGCAGGGGCAGATCTGGGGGACGGTGGGGGCGGTGGGGCTGCGGATGGCCTTCGTGGGGCTGGTATCCGCCATGCTGCGCGTGCCGTTCCTCCGGCTGGGCGGCGGCGTCGCGCTCCTGTGGATCGCGTACCGCCTCGTGCGCCCGGCGCTGGAGATCGAGGAGACGGCGGGCCGGCACGGCGCCTCGTTCTGGGAGGCGATCTGGATCATCGTGGCGGCCGACGTGACCATGAGCCTCGACAATGTCCTGGCCATCGCGGCCGCGGCCCACGACGATTACTTCCTCATCGTGGTCGGGATCGCGATGTCCATCCCCATCGTAGTCTGGGGCAGCGGGCATCTCGCCCGGCTGATGAATCGCTTCCCCTGGATCATCTGGGCCGGGGGCGCGCTGCTCGGCTGGGTGGCCGGCGAAATGCTCCTCGAGGATCCCGCGGTGGTGGGCTGGCTGGGGCACGCGAGGCGCGTCCTGCGCTATGCTGTCCCCGTGGTCTTCACCGCGGCGTTGTTCGTGCTGGGGTGGTGGCTGGCGCGACGGGCGGCGCGCGGGGCCCGCCCACACGGAGTGGCCTCCGCGGAGGCCGGGAATGGAGCCGACAATCTTTCTCCTCGACCCTGAGTTTTGGGCCCGCCTTCTCGCCATCGTCCTGATCGATCTGTCGCTGGCGGGGGACAATGCTCTCGTCATCGCGCTCGCCGTCCGCTCGTTGCCTCCCGATCAGCAGTGGAAGGCCCGTATCTGGGGCACCGTGGGCGCGGTCGGTCTGCGCGTCCTCTTCATCGGGGTGGTCAGCTATCTGCTGCGGATCCCGCTGCTCCAGCTCGTGGGCGGGCTGGTCCTGGTGTGGATTGCGGTCAAGCTGGTGCGGCCGGCGCAGGCGGAAGGCGGCCACGTCCGGGCCGGCGGCTCGCTGGCCGAGTCCATCTGGATCATCATCGTGGCCGACATCACGATGAGCCTGGACAACGTGCTGGCGGTGGCGGCGGCGGCCCACGGTGATCTGGGCCTGGTCGTCTTCGGCATTGCGCTGTCCCTGCCGCTGGTCGTCTGGGGCAGCGGCCTCCTCTCCCGGCTCATGGCGCGCTATCGCTGGATCATCTGGATCGGCGGCGGTGTCCTCGGCTATGTCGCGGGCGACATGATGCTCGACGACCCGGTGCTCCGCCGCTGGCTGGGCGCGCACGTGGACCTGCTCGCCGACCCCGTGCCGATCGTGCTCGGGATCGCGGTGGCCGCCCTGGGCTGGTGGCTGGCACGCAACGCCGCCGCGGGGGCCCCGCCGGTCTCCGAGGGAGCGTGAGAGCGTGCGCGGCGAGGGCGCGGCGACCCCGCGGGGCGCGGCGGGCGGGCGGAACATGGAGATCGAGCCCGTCAAGAGCACCCGGATCTACGAGGAGATCGTCCGCCAGGTCAAGCAGCTGATCGCGGAGGGCAAGCTCAAGTCGGGCGATCAGCTGCCCCCCGAGCGCGACCTCGCCGAGAAGTTCATGGTCAGCCGCACGTCGGTGCGGGAGGCGCTGCGCGCGCTGCAGAGCCGCGGGCTCATCGAGATCCGGGCGGGGGAAGGCACCTTCATCCGCGACATCTCGGTGGATGCCCTCATCGAGCCGCTGGCCCTCGTCATCCTGCCGCATCGCGAGGCGGTCGGGGAGCTGTTCGAGGCCCGGCGCCTGCTGGAGCCCGCCATCGGCGCGCTGGCGGCGCGGCGGGCCACGCCCGAGGACATCGCCGAGATGCGACGCATCCTGGAGGACCAGTCCAAGGAGATCGCCCAGGGCGGCACCGGTCTCCACCAGGACGCCGCGTTTCACGCGGCCATGGCGGCGAGCGCCCACAACCGCGCGATCAGCCGCATCGACAGCGCGCTGATGGAGCTCCTGACGCAGAGCCGCGAGGAGTCGCTCCACACGCCGGGCCGCCCGAACCGCTCCCACCTCGACCATCAGCGTATCCTGGATGCCATCCGCCGCCGGGACGAGGTGGGGGCGCACCGCGCGGTGCTCGACCACCTCACGGCGGTGGAGCGGCTGGTCATGGGACCGGCCGGCGCCCGCGAGGGCAGTGAGGGATCGGCGGAGAGCCGGCGGAAGAAGCCGAGCGGGTAGTCATCGCTAAGTCCGCGTGGTGCAAGATTATTTGTTGACATTGCTCCAGCCCTTCCGTAGCATGGGCGGGTAAATCCAGGCCCTCGCGGGCCTCATTTTTTCTGTCCGCACCGCCGGTGGAGGATTCCTCGATGGCGCAGGTGAAGGCACGCGTCCACTCGAGGCGAGTGTCCGTACCCAAGTCCGTGGCGAGGCGCTCGTCCGCGCCGAAGTACGTCTACGGGTTCGCCAATGGCAAGGCCGACGGCTCGAGCGCGATGCGAGATCTCCTCGGCGGCAAAGGCTGCGAGCTGGCCGAGATGACCAACCTGGGCATCCCGGTTCCCCCCGGCTTCACCATCACGACCGAGGCCTGGCGGGCCTACGTGGACGCGGGCAAGAAGGCGCCCGCCGGGCTCTGGACGCAGGTGCAGGCCGCCCTCGGCCGGCTCGAGACGGCGGTGGGGCTCAAGCTCGGCGACCCCAAGCGGCCGCTGCTCGTGTCGGTGCGGTCCGGGGCCCGCGTGTCCATGCCGGGCATGATGGACACCGTCCTCAATCTCGGGCTCAACGACCGGACCGTCGACGGCCTCGCGCGCTGGACGAAGAACGAGCGCTTCGCGTGGGACTGCTATCGCCGCTTCCTCACAATCTTCGGCGACGTGGTGCTTGGCATCGAGCGCCGCGCCTTCGACGGACCGCTCGACGAGGCCAAGGCGAGCACTGGCGCTCGCTCCGACGCGGAGGTACCGCCCCCCGCGCTGCGGGATCTGGTGGCGCGGTACAAGGCTCTCATCCAGGAGAGGACGGGCCGCCCCTTCCCCCAGGACCCGGGCGAACAGCTCCGACTGGCCGTGCAGGCGGTGTTCGACTCCTGGTTCGCGAAGAAAGCGGTGGACTACCGGCGCATCAATCACCTGGCCGACGACTGGGGCACCGCGGTGACCGTGATGGCGATGGTGTTCGGCAATCTGGGCGACACCTCCGGCACCGGCGTGGCCTTCAGCCGCAACCCCTCGAACGGCGACCCTCACTTTTTCGGCGAGTTCCTGGTCAACGCGCAGGGCGAGGACGTGGTGGCGGGGATCCGCACGCCCGAGCCCCTCACCACGCTGAAGGCGAACCTCCCCAAGGTGTACCGCGACCTCTCCAGCATCAAGGACCGGCTCGAGCGCCACTACCGCGACATGCAGGACATCGAGTTCACGGTGCAGGAGGGGCGTCTCTTCATCCTCCAGACGCGCTCGGGCAAGCGAACCGCGGCGGCGGCGGTGCGGATTGCCGTGGAGATGGTGAAGGAGCGTTCGATCGACCGGGCCGCTGCGCTTCGGCGGGTGGACGCCGCCTCTCTGCAGCAGCTCCTGGTCAAGACGGTGGATCCGAAGGCGACCTACACGGCGCTCACCCAGGGGCTCGCCGCCACC
Above is a window of Candidatus Methylomirabilota bacterium DNA encoding:
- a CDS encoding pyruvate ferredoxin oxidoreductase, producing MAVETKGTVATGDKEMLISGSEACAEALTLADIDVVTAYPIRPYDTVMQAIAKKIANGHLVAEYIVAEGEHSQFEIVKHASTVGARVFCGSSGVGWMYAMECLTVTPPLRVPMVCMVGNRALDDPGAFGVEHNDALVVRDLGWMLIWVDTAQEMLDTALLAYRIAEDRRVFLPIAISADGAFLTHSQAIVQVPTKAKVDSFLPKYDRGDLLLHPDNPITVAPQANEDWVIEIRRQNNEAMARAYTVIEEAYADFRKVFGRGPENPWFEEYMTEDADVILMGMGTISLPFKVGIRNMRAQGKKVGLIRPRWFRPFPTEKMVAALSRAKAIGVIDRDYSFGSPFGSGVVANEIRAAMYNSDKRPPLLSFICGLGGREVTLEDVYKATDLCYEAAKSGKSPLKTQWLGVRE
- a CDS encoding thiamine pyrophosphate-dependent enzyme, which produces MAEAFANATQLLPPFKGVKKVTIEEYFTSGHRTCQGCESALVMKLMVKAAGPRTIVLGATGCMYVANTTYYTTPWVVPWMHTQLGSSGSAALGTAAGLKALMKKGRMKAEPINVIAFCGDGGGADMGLGAISATLTHREYNSLILMYDNESYANTDIQLSGSTPYGANTTFSPPGSVKRLIHTRWKKNMAGMLAAGHPECRYVATVDASYAVEMMNKVRKALSIGGPTFIHSLDPCPKGWDYDPMLSHELGELAVETGIFPLYEVEDGVVRHYGKSKAIAEGRPRKPVREYLLKQGRFAHFVEEDLEYFQAKVDEMWDKWEIPGVIPFWKEKRAVTPAP
- a CDS encoding tripartite tricarboxylate transporter substrate binding protein; this encodes MSLRRGIIGVGLVTILGGLALALLSAEAPRPALAAWEPSKPIEFIIPAGTGGGADQMARLIAGIADKHKLSPRPFIVVNKSGGAGAEGFLHVKGKKGDAHTIIITLSNLFTTPLHTGVPFSWRDLTPVARLALDEFVLWVNAETPYKTAKEYIAAVKEKNGTMKMGGTGSAQEDQIITILLEQALGVKFTYVPFRGGGEVCVNLVGKHVDSTVNNPAECVSHWKAGRVRPLAVFDSSRIAFDAWKDIPTVKEALGADIQYLMLRGIFGAPDMPKDAVEWYQAFLKKVMDTPDWKKYLEEGALKSAWATGAEYTKWVEENDKLHQDLMAKGGLLKK
- a CDS encoding tripartite tricarboxylate transporter TctB family protein, with protein sequence MRTADIVTASVLLALGGLVGADAIRLGIGWGTDGPRSGFFPFWLALVLVVCCVIVIAQASRRETREPFVTRERLLLVLKVLWPATAMVVLTHLLGLYVSAGLYLGFYMRWVGHHRWRAVLALSIGVPVAAFLIFELWFLVPMPKGPLEAWMGY
- a CDS encoding tripartite tricarboxylate transporter permease; its protein translation is MGLENIFLGFEQALHHQNLFFAVLGITLGTIIGVLPGLGGANGVAILLPLTMRMPPTSAIILLTSIYWGALFGGAITSILFNIPGEPWSVATTFDGYPMARQGKGGQALTAAFTSSFVGAFFSIVLITLFAPLLADVALHFGPPEIFAIQFLTFSSFVGLGGGSAAKTVISIVLGFILAAVGLDIVTGQLRLTFGVTELMQGFDFIIAVIGLFGIGEILLSVEEGLSFKGVHTGMRPRVVLETWKILPRYWRTFVRGAFIGFWMGFKPGGATPASFMSYSFAKRFSRHPERFGKGDIEGVVAPETAAHAAGVAAMLPMITLGIPGSPTAAVMLGGLIIWGLQPGPMLFKERPDFVWGLIASMYTGNIIGVLMVLAFVPFFAAILRVPFAILTPMIVVVCAIGAYAVHSNMIDIWYMVIFGVVGYVFKKLDYPLAPLVLALVLGDHAENALRQSLIMSQGSLGIFVTRPIAGVITALALFFFALPAISAWRRRGGGMPEPARSAH
- a CDS encoding TerC family protein, translating into MPGFLALLATPEFWLRLLEISVLNLFLSGDNAVVIALAVRVLPKRQRLQGQIWGTVGAVGLRMAFVGLVSAMLRVPFLRLGGGVALLWIAYRLVRPALEIEETAGRHGASFWEAIWIIVAADVTMSLDNVLAIAAAAHDDYFLIVVGIAMSIPIVVWGSGHLARLMNRFPWIIWAGGALLGWVAGEMLLEDPAVVGWLGHARRVLRYAVPVVFTAALFVLGWWLARRAARGARPHGVASAEAGNGADNLSPRP
- a CDS encoding TerC family protein, with amino-acid sequence MEPTIFLLDPEFWARLLAIVLIDLSLAGDNALVIALAVRSLPPDQQWKARIWGTVGAVGLRVLFIGVVSYLLRIPLLQLVGGLVLVWIAVKLVRPAQAEGGHVRAGGSLAESIWIIIVADITMSLDNVLAVAAAAHGDLGLVVFGIALSLPLVVWGSGLLSRLMARYRWIIWIGGGVLGYVAGDMMLDDPVLRRWLGAHVDLLADPVPIVLGIAVAALGWWLARNAAAGAPPVSEGA
- a CDS encoding FadR/GntR family transcriptional regulator; its protein translation is MRGEGAATPRGAAGGRNMEIEPVKSTRIYEEIVRQVKQLIAEGKLKSGDQLPPERDLAEKFMVSRTSVREALRALQSRGLIEIRAGEGTFIRDISVDALIEPLALVILPHREAVGELFEARRLLEPAIGALAARRATPEDIAEMRRILEDQSKEIAQGGTGLHQDAAFHAAMAASAHNRAISRIDSALMELLTQSREESLHTPGRPNRSHLDHQRILDAIRRRDEVGAHRAVLDHLTAVERLVMGPAGAREGSEGSAESRRKKPSG